Genomic DNA from Hordeum vulgare subsp. vulgare chromosome 2H, MorexV3_pseudomolecules_assembly, whole genome shotgun sequence:
GATTTGGCCCCAAAAAAATACACAATATTAAAAGGAAATTAGTTAACGGTTGACCTGCACTCCGAGGCTCTTCGTTTCGGACTACAACTACCATCATAGCACTTGCTTCTTTGTGTGAACTCACTGCCAATTCTTCTGAAACTACTGTGTTGAATCAAAACAAGGAACTGCTAGTGAGAAAAAATAAATCCCCATAAAGCATCATTTTTGCTAATAAAGCATGCATTCTAACAAACACACGTTTTTGTTCATCATAAACAACTGAATCTAGTTTGCTTGTTGAATCTACTGTGTGGAATCTAGTAGCCGACTAACCTGTGCCCGCACGCGCGCGCATCGATACGGGTGGCACACACTCGTAAAACCAACCAGCAGTTGCTTGCTTTTTCACTTTTCCCATGAAAAATTCCAGAGATGCTTCCAAATCTCTATGTCTTTTTGCACACGTTTCAGCTCTCATCTACTCTAGCACCTTCTTCTTGATCACTTCCATGGTCTTGTCTAGCTCTTCTACCTGGCACTTGTACTCGAACTCCATAGTATCCTTGAAAGTTTGAACAACCTTTTTACAGTAGGAAAAAACAGTGAGCAGGACTCTAAATCTATAGCAACAAACTTAAAAACAAAAGATAACATGTGGTTGGTATAAATATACCTTCTCTGTCGACAAGCTCGCTTCACCACTGAATCCCGCGCTTTGCTGAGATGTACAACCACGTCCCACAGATGATTTGGCCCCAGCACCAACACACGGCTGCTGAGGAGTGGTCAGAGGAATGTTCGCTGCCGGAGAACGCGACACATCACCGAGCTGAAAACAGATGTAGGTTTGTGACAAATCAGCTGAACATAATTGCATGCACTTAATACTTACTACAAGGAAGATTGGGTATTTGGAATGTCCAAAATTACCTCTAGCCCGCACTCTATCCCGTGAGCAGCTGCATGCTTCCTGATGAGCGTCTTCAACATGGTGTCAGGGTAGTGCGCGATCCTGGGAAGTTGAAGAGCTTCCCTCTGATCTATCCCATGTTCGTGGTAGTCCAACCGTATCATCTGAGACACCAAAGGGCTAGGTTGCTTAGATACGAGGTAAAGATGATTTAACAAATAGCATACACTCAAAAAAATGTGATATTTTTTTCACCCGTGGTATGATGAGGCATCCACCAAGGTTGACAACCGATGGATCGGTGCTCAAGTCATCTCTCAGCTTCCTTGCAGCTTCCCTCAGGCCCTCTACCACATAGCCACAAAAATCGTACTCTGCTATACTTTCTGGATCCGCAACTACTGGCAGCAACTCAGTTGCAACCTTTGGTGCGACACCTCTAGGTACTAGGAATGTCGAACTAGCTAGCAGCGCCACGGCCGCTTTCATCGTTTTAAGCTCATCTCCCTCTATAGTATCCTTTGCAGTAGCACACTGAACTATTTTCTTAACTCTATGTACAGGTATATTATTGCACTTAGACAAACAAGTCCCAAGCAAACCGTGCACACGACTCAGCAACACCTCATGATCCGGGAGGCATTTGCCACCATGGATATCTATCTTCCTACCCCCGCGAGGTAGTCCAATGTACTTAGACACCTCTAGTGAGTTTATTTCTACTGCATTACCATCACCCATGTCCATCATCATACTATCTGGATCTATCCTTGACATAAGCGACATGGAAAAGATTTTGTTGGTGTTACCTAGTACTCTTATCTTGCACAACTCCTCAAGACCTACTGCACAGAACACGCCTCTGACTTCAGGGTACCATTCCCCCGCAAGAGATTGCAGGGCCATGGAGGTGAAGCAGGTGTGCACCGATGGTATGCGCCTTGCCGCTGAGCTCGACGACGCGCCTAATGCGGATGGCGCCGGTGAGTTGCCTTTCGGCCGACCGCGAGCCATTGCACACTTAAACCGAAGGAAAATCTGTCAAGAAATATCATTGAGAGAAGAAACCATGAGCAACAAATAAGGATGCAGCCATGGAAGAAACCGGTGTAGCTAGATGAATGGTGCTCACCTTCTTCCCACACCCTGATGTGTCCTATTACTACTACCTACAGAGTGGAAGCAGCGTTGGTAGTTGAGATGGGATGGTACTCCCGTTGGCCCATCGGTCAATATATATACACATGCTCCACCCCATCAATGAATCGTCCTAATGGAACATAGCACCGTGCTCCGTTCATCAATGACACGCGGGCCACATGGTCTACATGACAAATGGGCCCTGCATgcgctgcatgcatgcatgcaagtagCGATATACAGAGACAATAAAGATGTACTGGCAGAAGCAATTAAGATAAGCAAGACATTTTAAGTAATCATCATCAAATGGTGCAACCATGAGTTATGATTCTCCATTACAAGATAACCAACACAACTACGTCCAAACGTTTTGCAATACAATCTCCTTAGAACATGTTGGTTGCAACATTTTCTCCCCTCGCAAACAGCTTAGTGCTTAGCACGCTTAAGCGGTGGGCTCTCTGCATCGTCTTGCTCGTCAGCGGTGGGCTCTCTGCATCGTCTTGCTCGTCACCGCCTCCAACGCGCCATGTGCAAGAGCCTTGATCACCTTCCTCTAGAACAATGACAGTAACTTCTTTTGCATTAAACAACAACGGGTCACACTCGCCCTCTCCCTCCTCAAACATAAAAACACCACCGTGATCAAGCCCGACTAACTGAAAACAAGGAAGCATGGCTTTGTTAAACAAGTTAGTAAATTATTGTAGATATTTTTAGGGGCATTATTTTTTTTGACTTACTGCATCAAGATCTTCATGGACAACCAATGCTTCACTACCGACCACCGGCCCTTGTCCAAGCACACTACCATGATCCAGTCACCGAGAGATAAATAAATTACGTTAAGTTCGGATAGACCATGTGATCAAACCATTAGTTACCTCATCAAAAGCACTAGCTATGGAGGATTCAGCTTGTGTTACACCGTCACTTCCAACAACTTCGACAGCACCGCCGGTCTGCATGCAATCAAATAACATGTTCTGTTAgacacaaacatgcatgcatgacATTAAAAATACACTGACTAACCCCAAACGAGTTTGGTGCCAACGTGGACCCATCAGGTGTAGTCACACCGGAGTGAACAGCTGCACCACTCATGCTAGGCGCCATCCCAACAAATTGTTGATGAAATTTCGTTGAAGCCCGCCTCCCCTTAAATAGACATCGAAAATTTCGCAGTTTCCCTCCATTCCATtcaattcaaaattcaaaaaaacttGGCTCCAAAACAACCGAAGCTGAAAATTTTAAATCCTTGGGAACCACACGCACCATAACCAAACCCAATCTACTCACACTAGTATCTTTCCCTATAACTCTAGCTTTCGGTAGCATGGACAGCTCATTAAATGGAGCTCACGAGACGGTCAGGTTGGCCTGTATAATACATCATCTCAAGGACATGACTCCTCACATTGCATGCTGAAATTTGCCATCATCACTGATAATAAAAATGCGTCAGATAACCTATACAGGGGTCATGTCCATGTCCTAGCAGTAGCACACATGTGCCTCGTGAGAGAACAGTCCTGTGCCGCTCACGAGAACAACCGGGCGTCTGCTACAATATTCGATTTTTAGTGGCAAAATTAGCACACGCACAACAAACCACAAACCCACTCCACCCCTCCCTCGATTGAATCCCATCACCACCACACCACCTCGTACAAACATTTATGAGCCAGCGCACTCCAAAGAGAGATGCACACATCAAGCCCAGTCAAACATGTTTGCATGCACGATCCCAGGTTTCACGGGATAGAGATCTTAGGTGCTCTCACATCACACTCGACACGCGGTACACCCATCATCCGTCTACAGGTATGGCCAGCAGCGTCGTTCAGAACATGTTGACTGTCACTGCACAATGTTCCACGTTTAATACAACAAACCGAAAGCACGCGACGCAGTGCCGGGTCAGAACACCTTCGTGCCGACGACACCAGCCGTTGTCCGTGAACATACCAACAGATGAACAGCAGGGGCTGAGGCAACTAGCTTTGATTTCGAACTTTGTCACGCGATGATTAGCATTATGCCTATCGCTTAAAAAGATTAAAAATAGATATCACCATTTTTTCTCGACAACATACGCCAAGTGAACACGTAATTAATATAAGCAATTTTTGCCACGTCAGATGATTAGCACATCAAATTATTGGGAAAAAGTAACGTGAAAATACATAACAATCACATTAACAATAATTTCATAGCTATGATGCAAGCATCAAAACATAATTTGAGATACAGTTTCCACGGTAGTCTATTGATAGCCAGCCGATCATTTAGATCATACATATACAAATAATCGATAGAAAATGACACAACTGCAAAATAGCTCAATTTTAGAGGAAATTAGGCTCGAACGGGTCAGTTGTTTTGCCACATAAATTCTTGAGATGCCCAAGCACACCACACTTTGAGCACCTGGGCATTTTCCTTGGTGGTTTTGGCAAATCGCCTCGATCAGGACAGGTTGTGCTCTTGTGTCCCTCACCACGACATATCTTGCAAAAACGAGACCTCTTTTGTTTATGTTCATACGACGCCTTCTCTCGACTTGTAGTTGGTCTTCCTGCTGGACGCTTAGATGGGGCCAGCGCGATACCTGAGCAGTTTGACATGGTTTCACATTGTCCcataaagtttgtaccatcagcaATTGATGCATAAGTGCCATTTGCTGCAGGCCTTCCTTGTGCAGCCTCCCTCTCTTCAAGCCCCATGCCATCTTTGCCTTGACTAAGAGGAAGTAGAGTTGTGTACACCTCCTTCATCATGGCCATGAAGACATAATAGAATTTTACATTGTTATCACCAAGCCTTACACACTTGAAAGCCTTTATGTACATGGCATTATGGCGATAAGTCTCGTATCCCCGCGGCCCTTTGTCTCTCTCGTAACGAGCAAGGTGTTCAGGCAGGATATCTCTAGCATCTTTTGTCCACCTTTTCATAATGTATTTATCAGGAATCGTTGCCAACTTAAGCTCAATCATCACCTGAAAAAAAACAAATAGCAAACCAATCAGGATTTATTTTTTTGGACTAAGGATGTGACTCACAGGAATTTTCCATTTTATCAACAATAACTGCTCTCGCAGCAACGCACCTTCAACGCATGACAACAAACCATGCCAAAGTGTTTGAAATGCCCACACTCACATGCGAATGTTAATTTGTCATCAGATACCTCAACCTTAAACTGAACTTTGCTCCATTTCTCACGAGCCAACGCATCTACATGCGTCAGATGATATAATTTCATTGGTTCAACAACATCAATTTCGTAGGCCCCAGCCTTGTAAAGAGATTCACCGAATTGCTCGAACATTGCTCTTGTGTAAATCTTGCTTGCGTGCCTCTCAATTGGGAGGTTGACCTTCAAATAAACGCCACTTTGCATGATATTGCAGCCCATTAGAAGCATTTTAGAAACATTTTGAAAGCTTTTTTGCAGGTAACAACAAACCAAAGCTTATATTGCAACTAACCAACGATGTACGCTTCTCCTGGAAGCTCTCCTCTGATTCCATGTCAAACTACAATTTCTCATATTGCTTGATAAATAGATGCATAGGACAGCCACGGGGCACATAGCTTTTGAGCATGTGATTTGCTCTCTCGCTGCGCTGTGTACTAGTCATTTTTGCGCAAAACACGCCTCGAAAATAAGGCTTGGCGCATTTGTGCCATACTTCATATATCTCTGTCAGGAATGGGTGCTTCTTCAGTGAGTACCTTTCCAACATTGCATCCCATCTGTCTTCGAACTCCTTCTCGCTGACCATATGATGAACCATCTTGTGGAATTCACATTTGAAATCACTCTTCTTACTCCATAGTAAACCCATCGACTCTTTCGCCTTTTTTAGGACGTGCCACTTACACCATCTATGCGTCGTCCCACGCATAACTTCTTCTATAGCCAACTCCATTGAACGACATTGATCTCACAAAATAAGATACATCAACGTTAAATCACCTTGATATTGAAAAATGTACAATTTTTTTACGGTTTCTTTTTAAGGGGGTAACAAATTTTTACCTGTTAATATTGTCTACGGGTGCTTCCCCCCATCATCCTTATGAACTCACGAAATACCCACTTGGACGTGTCTTCCTTCTCATCCCTCACCATTACGCTGCCAAAAATTATGCTTTGGAAGTGGTTATTTACACCGACAAATAGCCCAAATGGCATGTCATATAGGTTAGTCCTATAAGTTGTGTCAAATGttatagcatctccaaaacatTTGTACTGATTGACACTACGACCATTGACCCACATTATTGATTTGATCCTGCTCTCCTCGTCAACTTGCATGGTATAATTGAACTCTGGATCGTTCACTTTCATCTCACCAAGTATATCCATAGTCTTCCTTGCATCTGAGTCCGACTGTTCCTTGTTCAGCTTGCAACACAATGTTTTGAGCGATCTTTTTGTAAACGGTACATTGTCAACAGACCCAAAGAAGCTGCCAACTATACTGAACACCTTCCCAAGACTAATATTGTTCTCTCTTAGCTGTTTTACTAGATATTTTGTGTATCGGTCAATGTGCCTGTGAGACTGCCAATGCATCTTATCACCACAAGTAGCCGACAGGTTGTGGTTGTGTGCATCCCAGTGCTCGCTGATATACCATCCATTGTCTGATGACCGCAATAGCCTTATCCTAGCAGTGCACCCGCACCTCGTTGACCTAGTGTTCTCCCTAAGCGGTTTACTCTTGCAAAGCAGAGAATTCGGAAATCAGAACTTAATCCAACAATAACATAAAAATAACGAATTAGATAGGGGGTATCAGGAACTTACTGCACAACCACAAACAATCTCTTGCATACACTTTCGTCTGTTAACACTCAATCTACTTTTTGCAAATCTTATTCCGAAGCCAACTTCCCACGAGTACAGATTGTAAAACTGATATGCCTCATCGAGCGAATCAAATTCCGTGCCAACAGCAGGGTTCACACCATTCCCTTCCCTTTTCGATATGTAAGCCCTCATCGATATCTCCAGCGCAGTTTTACTATTAGGGTTGCCTTCTCGTTTCGCCGGCGCCTTCCCAATCCTAACCCTACGGTGGTAGATTTCCATTCATAGATACAAAATAACCAATTACGTGCCAATATAACTGTTTTCGTTCATTTTTTTGCAAAAGCAAGAGACAAAGACCAAAACAGGTAATAATCGGGTAAATTTGCATAGTTGCATATTTTATAAATGTGCTTGGAACATGTGGTATGTATACATCATCCATGCTGAGCCACCTAACAAGGATAACTGTCTGTGTATAATTTAAACTACAACCTATCGCTCGTCCATCCAACAACTAGCACTGGCTAATCTATTGaattatccatctcaacatggaaAGAAATCCTCCATCTTTCCATGGATATGtataaaagcaaacaaaacacCTATATGTAATTGCAGAagaacaagctttaccttcttgtCTAGCCGCTTGTCGCCTTCGAACAAGCATGTAAACCACCTCCGGTAGTTCCTAATCCATCACCTCCCTCTACCAACAGACCTGCATCTCCACCACGCAACAACTTAGCCTCCGCCAAGCTTAAAGAGGCCTGCAACTCCACCGGGCCGGCAATAGAGACTATATCCACAATTGCCACTCCAATACTCCTCATTTgacaaaaaagagaaataaaaatggATCAGGGGCTTTACCAAATCTAGAACCAAATCAAACAGACCGAGAACCGAGGAAATCGGATCAGGGGCTTCACAAAACAAACTGAGAACCAAGTAAATCAGAATGGGGGGGCTATTTTTCCTACTTACCAGAGCGGCACATCAGGCTGCTGTGCAGCGAGCTCATCCATGGCGTAGTCGTGTTCTTCGCTGTTGGAGGATGAAGAGAtgtgcagcaacaacaacgagcAGCGGCTGGATGGTAGAGGGGGTAGGTACTACAATATCCCACGGGCTCAGTAACTAGGGTTCTAACAATTGTGCCAATTCAGGTGTAGGCCACACGGGGCTGCTAGAAAGTAGGGTGAACATGTGAATCATAGCCTAACAGTGGAGTGCATTTGTGCCAAATGCATACCATTAGCCCACAACATAGCTGTTGCTAGGGCCAGAGAATGGGGAGACAAAAGCTAACACGGCCGAATCGCGAGGCAGGAATGAACGAGCGAGATTAAGTCCTACATATCGCTCGTGACCCATTCAGTCGCACTCGCCTTAGTACctccctctagctatctatgctttctcgtctcaaattcattTCATGCTaggtcacaaaatttgagcaagcactttagggacactatgTGTGAGGAGCATTCGAagatccgtctcgacaagggctgaattccaCAACCTCCTAAAGTGCCACCGAGTTGTCATTTTCAGCCTCACCGATTTTCACTGTCTGCTGACAGTtaaggaactcggtggcaccgaaaattccATCCCGGTGTCACCGACAGCTAGGAGATATATATTCTCGCGGACCCGACGGTTGGAAAAATTCTTCAAACTTCgcctcccgcacctccttgctgcCGGACACTAGTCCTTTGGACATCGCGTTGAATCTCCCGTGCGCCCTCGCCACCGGAGTCTTCGCCGTTGATAGGAATCTTCACCGCCGTCGTCTCCGTAGAGGATCCatcaccaagctagggtatggtTCCGACTCCTTTTTGTGCTCCAGATTCCAATTCATCTGCAATTagggtgtgatgaaatatctccACTTCTGCACTCATTCTATCCACAAGAAAAACCTCGTATATTAGAGAACAATGGAATCTTAGGGTTAGCCGTCTGCAATATtaaatctcggtgtcaccgattgaGAAAAGTCGGTCTTATCGATTTTTTAAGGCTGCTTAGAACGGTCTTATtgattttgaatctcggtgaaaccgagtactccttttcggtgaaaccgaaaagggTGCCAAGTTTGTGTTAATGATAATGTCAGTCTTGGTGGCTTTGGAAGTTTTGACTCGGTGGAACCAAAATCCCTTTTTGTTGAATGGTAAACCTAACTTTTCACGTTTcaattttttcaaaaagttttgttttTTGTGATGCTCATAGGGTTtgcgtcgtggttttgtcacgacatatgtcctcgtgcaaggacttaggtgtgaggccatcgcaaccatgtggcggcttgagaggggttggtcggaatcgagagacgcgagtttacccaggttcagcccctccgatagaggtaaaagcctacgtcctgcttgtgtttcattgatgaagatgatgatcttgattacaagggtgcacactcgccacctctaatctcgtgggtgtctaatctatctatctcatgatttgtcttgtctagacctaagttgtgaatttgTCCCTCtctgggcgccttacccctccttatataagtggaaggggtaggtttacatgtagagtcctattaAGAGTAGGAATATGAATGGTCTCTCTTGAAACCTAATCCGAgtgttgtttcctttgtgagggagtctctcctcttcttgggccttctcttgtgagccggccctcctggcctctctatgagccgccttatgccagggtgtatgcCGGGccatgggccttcgtcatttgtctTAGTCGCCTGTGGGGTCAAGCATGATTCGCCCACCAGGTCACTTCTGAGTCGCCTGTGAgttgccaagtccttggcgggtcatagttCAAGCCGGGTTACAGTGCGGGGTatgtccccgacattagcccccgggttagcttgaatttattcatggtaagctcctgaaataagaacaaTAAACATGTTAGGGGACCGGCTTGCTCGTCTGATCGGCTTGATTTACTCAAGTgtctccttgaaaaatccgggtttatTCTTTGAACTGTCTTCAGTCATTTTGCAGGTACGTGTCCTccacaataaaatacatatgtCATTGAATCAACCTTTAATGCTTTTGCTTGATgtaaatttggggaataagaaatccacacaatgttgaaccaacTTATCTTTGCTTCGGCGGGTTCATGATTGATAATATTGGGTTATGATTGTTGGTAACGCCCCGTCAAACAACTAAACTCCAATtgacttgatcaaattattgggTATAAAGAAGTCCATGCGATGTTGaaccggtctttcaatgcttcagctagataaaaatatgttgagccggtcttgctCATAATTAACATCTTgaaagtgctcttcaattttttttgatatatccatattacgtgtagtccccaagctccaagtttagaagctcatgatgacttggagatttgcaataatatctttgaccatgtagcccccaagtgtcgggttgtcttgcctgcaacaGCCTGGGACTTGCAATCATCCTATACTTATAAAGCTtcagctggtgtagcccccaagggccggctcatcagtgtgtgatgggtcgggtctttaatttggacctcatgatctgtgaaacaactgAGTGTCGTAGCCCCCAAGTGCTCGGTTCTCTTGCTTGCAGCAACCTAggactttagaaattttgatctgaatagtgtagcccccaagtgccaggtTGATTGCTTGCGGTGACTCAGAAGTTCTACGTTCTTctccttgagcagcaatgtgtagcccccaagggccgggtcattataaaaatgaacaaccggttcttccttgaatccatacttgaataaaaagCGACATGTAGCCCTCGAGGGctggcttatctccttgaggtagccgggtctgttgatgatgtgatgatttgaaaagcggattgcattagcccccaagtgtcatggtgcatgcttgcagcgacatgggactttcatactttgatgtaatcttgatttgaataatgtagcccccaagtgccgggttgcgtGCGTGCAGCGACttggactattccttccattgtagaatcatatccactctcatgatgcctttgtgatgaaaTAAATCCTtggccgtggttgcaatgtaacccgacaaatatatggttgagaaatccataagtgttgtagtttactacatagcacaagttgaagaaatacaaGAGTCGGTCAATTAGATAAcccgacattatatgtgataggtcggctcttcgacaatagtcaattaTTTTGAGCTGGTTTAAAAACCCCAATCTTTTgaaactggttatgataaaccatgatgaaaatccagccaaattggctattcaaagatttatttgcacctgcaagaatttatgctctGACCCgggttgaagaccggcatgatatgtatgtatgatgcatgctgCAATGCAATATGctgcatgtatatgatagaatAATGTTGGAAACACCATTGTATGGCATCAAGTTATTTTaaataagccgactcagtgagtcatggcagccggctcagtgagtcacaacGGGTAGGACGAGCTCTCAAGGCTCTAGTGGTACCCAAAAAGgttaagccgactcagtgagtcacGGTGGCCGACTAAGTAAGTCACGGCAGGGTACGACGAGCTTGCAAGTCTCTAGTGCTACCCTAAAGAGGCTTTTGCAATAGCCTttgttgtttagaccggctgaccaggcgcgagtcaagcttcagtgaagcaggttcagtgaacccatggtttgtctattttccatatgccggctcctgcaagcacccttcatgtttaaccaaggcaagttcagggtccaaaactggattgactcgccaagagtacatgggaccatagggcgagtcgccaaacatacagtctagtataaccattgtaatgcgttaatttttcgctagccaagagggtattcaggctgaactcagtgactagaagcccccaagtgacctatgattagggaaaagtcggacataggattacagaagcgtttacgctcttactgcaaaatgacttgggaactagtagcccccaagtaagccgacttaatCCTCAAAATCATATAGGGAACCGCTAGGCATCAGACTATTGATGCCTAGTATTCTATAGACCAGTAGGGAGGCATCGGATTGGATCTCATGCACTCGTTGGATAAGCAAGGCACCTTCCGCTGAGTGAACCCAAAACTGAAACTAATTAATGCTGATTATCCTTGATTCCGGTGCTGGATTTTAGCAGGTTGTTTGCTAGCCTTTTTAACGCATGGTATATGTAGCTTGCTTCCATATAAATCGATGCTTCCCACACATAAATCGGTATTTTTTTGGATTTCTTTCTCCATACTTCAAAATCTGCAGTATTTGAAACGGTGCATGTTTGCCACCGGATGTATCTGATGCAATTCAGGTTCTATTAATAGTGGAAGTATATCGATTCATTTTGCTTCTATCGACCGACTAGCAATTTTTCTTCTGTATCAACTGTATATTATTCCAATTTGTCCATCATGAAAGTTTATTTTGCATCGTCTAAGCTCAATGCCGACACCTTCCTTGCAACAAATGGACGCTTCCATCAATCATCTTTTTTTATCATTATTACATACTCTTTCAAACAAATTAAATTGAAACTTGTCCTCTAAATCTTGTATATGCATCCGAATAAATAGAAATTTGCCTCGACCAAATTTGGAATTCTCATCCACCATATTTGGAATTTGCATCCAAAGAAACGAGTATTTGCATCCTTagaatgtgttatctgaaacataTTTTCTACCATTATTACACACTCTTACAAACAAATTAAATGGGAACTTATTTTCTAAAGAATCTGGTATCTGAAACCAAAAAAATAGGAAACTGTTTCCAAAGAATTTGGAATTTGCATCCAAAGAAATGAGTCTTTGCATCGATAGGATTTGGAATCTGAATAGAAATAATTCAGAATTTGCTTTCTCGCAACAAAAATGATGCCTTGCTTCAAGAGATATAATGATATATACTACTTCCTAATCATTATGATACTATTTCCATAGACTCGAAGAATTGCTTCCATACAAATATAGATATGTTTctattaaaaagaaaaagaaaaactatatCAAATAACATTCGGAGTCTTCCATGCTGATG
This window encodes:
- the LOC123428609 gene encoding protein FAR1-RELATED SEQUENCE 5-like → MDELAAQQPDVPLWVRIGKAPAKREGNPNSKTALEISMRAYISKREGNGVNPAVGTEFDSLDEAYQFYNLYSWEVGFGIRFAKSRLSVNRRKCMQEIVCGCASKPLRENTRSTRCGCTARIRLLRSSDNGWYISEHWDAHNHNLSATCGDKMHWQSHRHIDRYTKYLVKQLRENNISLGKVFSIVGSFFGSVDNVPFTKRSLKTLCCKLNKEQSDSDARKTMDILGEMKVNDPEFNYTMQVDEESRIKSIMWLAIEEVMRGTTHRWCKWHVLKKAKESMGLLWSKKSDFKCEFHKMVHHMVSEKEFEDRWDAMLERYSQMLLMGCNIMQSGVYLKVNLPIERHASKIYTRAMFEQFGESLYKAGAYEIDVVEPMKLYHLTHVDALAREKWSKVQFKVEVSDDKLTFACECGHFKHFGMVCCHALKVMIELKLATIPDKYIMKRWTKDARDILPEHLARYERDKGPRGYETYRHNAMYIKAFKCVRLGDNNVKFYYVFMAMMKEVYTTLLPLSQGKDGMGLEEREAAQGRPAANGTYASIADGTNFMGQCETMSNCSGIALAPSKRPAGRPTTSREKASYEHKQKRSRFCKICRGEGHKSTTCPDRGDLPKPPRKMPRCSKCGVLGHLKNLCGKTTDPFEPNFL